One part of the Bdellovibrio sp. KM01 genome encodes these proteins:
- a CDS encoding transglycosylase SLT domain-containing protein — protein sequence MARLKLKTTIFILISGFLVACGNNGSLSSSQLSSTTGDDNSSSGISTPDPTPTPSPSPSPTVTPTPTTSPTPGALAVAPIWEAAKTDGKLWTAHVMTQLEVLGDDLLDVIPADGTTFCPKYNTLTRDQRKNFWVYLLSQMTKYESSFNTNLNYTENFNDSSGNNVISAGLLQLSVESGNAYGCGLKSTSDLHDPYKNLSCGIRILNRWMGKDARIAGQVSGSWKGGARYWAVLRSTNAPYAKIVAATKAISICK from the coding sequence CTCAGCTCCAGTCAACTTTCTAGCACGACCGGCGATGATAATTCATCTTCCGGAATTTCGACCCCTGATCCAACACCAACCCCTTCACCGTCACCGTCACCAACGGTAACGCCGACGCCGACGACAAGTCCGACTCCGGGTGCATTAGCGGTAGCTCCTATTTGGGAAGCTGCAAAAACAGATGGCAAGCTTTGGACAGCTCACGTGATGACTCAGCTTGAAGTTTTGGGCGACGATCTTCTGGATGTTATTCCAGCAGATGGCACGACATTCTGCCCGAAATACAATACTTTGACTCGCGATCAGCGTAAAAACTTCTGGGTTTACTTGTTGTCGCAGATGACTAAGTACGAAAGCAGTTTCAATACGAACCTGAACTACACTGAAAACTTTAACGACAGCTCAGGCAACAACGTGATCAGCGCCGGCCTTTTACAACTTTCGGTTGAAAGTGGCAATGCCTACGGCTGCGGATTGAAGTCGACTTCTGACTTGCACGACCCTTACAAAAATTTGAGCTGCGGTATTCGCATCTTGAATCGCTGGATGGGCAAAGATGCTCGCATCGCTGGGCAAGTCAGCGGCAGCTGGAAAGGTGGCGCACGCTATTGGGCAGTGCTACGTTCCACAAATGCACCTTACGCAAAAATAGTTGCAGCGACGAAAGCCATTTCGATCTGCAAATAA